One Pongo pygmaeus isolate AG05252 chromosome 10, NHGRI_mPonPyg2-v2.0_pri, whole genome shotgun sequence genomic window carries:
- the USP44 gene encoding ubiquitin carboxyl-terminal hydrolase 44 isoform X2, which yields MLGSCGLLKTIPASTLRNGTVWTAIRPSPFGLALAAPMLPVEDTLKSMHSSTFKKAVILLHWSAQSLLQNEDQMYTALWHRRRILMGKIFRTWFEQSPIGRKKQEEPFQEKIVVKREVKKRRQELEYRVKAELESMPPRKSLRLQGLAQSTIIEIVSVQVPAQTPASPAKDKVLSTSENERSQKVSDSSVKRRPIVTPGVTGLRNLGNTCYMNSVLQVLSHLLIFRQCFLKLDLNQWLAMTASEKTRSSCKHPLVTDTVVYHMNECQEKDTGFVRSRQSSLSSGLSGGASKSRKMELIQPKEPTSQYISLCHELHTLFQVMWSGKWALVSPFAMLHSVWRLIPAFRGYAQQDAQEFLCELLDKIQRELETTGTSLPALIPTSQRKLIKQVLNVVNNIFHGQLLSQVTCLACDNKSNTIEPFWDLSLEFPERYQCSGKDIASQPCLVTEMLAKFTETEALEGKIYVCDQCNSKRRRFSSKPVVLTEAQKQLMICHLPQVLRLHLKRFRWSGHNNREKIGVHVGFEEILNMEPYCCRETLKSLRPECFIYDLSAVVMHHGKGFGSGHYTAYCYNSEGGFWVHCNDSKLSMCTMDEVCKAQAYILFYTQRVTENGHSKLLPPELLLGSQHPNEDTDTSSNEILS from the exons ATGTTGGGCAGCTGCGGCTTGCTCAAGACCATTCCAGCCTCAACCCTCAGAAATGGCACTGTGTGGACTGCAATACGACCGAGTCCATTTGGGCTTGCCTTAGCTGCTCCCATGTTGCCTGTGGAAGATACATTGAAGAGCATGCACTCAAGCACTTTCAAGAAAGCAGTCATCCTGTTGCATTGGAG TGCCCAATCTCTGCTTCAAAATGAAGATCAAATGTATACTGCTCTTTGGCACAGGAGAAGGATACTAATGGGTAAAATCTTTCGAACATGGTTTGAACAATCACCCATtggaagaaaaaagcaagaagaaccatttcaggaaaaaatagtagtaaaaagagaagtaaagaaaagaCGGCAAGAATTGGAGTATCGAGTTAAAGCAGAATTGGAAAGTATGCCTCCAAGAAAGAGCTTACGTTTACAAGGGCTCGCTCAGTCGACCATAATAGAAATAGTTTCTGTTCAGGTGCCAGCACAAACGCCAGCATCACCAGCAAAAGATAAAGTACTCTCTACCTCAGAAAATGAAAGATCTCAAAAAGTCAGTGACTCCTCAGTTAAACGAAGGCCAATAGTAACTCCTGGTGTAACAGGATTGAGAAATTTGGGAAATACTTGCTATATGAATTCTGTTCTTCAGGTGTTGagtcatttacttatttttcgaCAATGTTTTTTAAAGCTTGATCTGAACCAATGGCTGGCTATGACTGCTAGCGAGAAGACAAGATCTTCTTGTAAGCATCCACTAGTCACAGATACAGTAGTATATCACATGAATGAATGTCAGGAAAAAGATACAGGTTTTGTTCGCTCCAGACAATCAAGTCTGTCATCAGGACTAAGTGGTGGAgcatcaaaaagtagaaagatggaACTTATTCAGCCAAAGGAGCCAACCTCACAGTACATTTCTCTTTGTCATGAATTGCATACTTTGTTCCAAGTCATGTGGTCTGGAAAGTGGGCGTTGGTCTCACCATTTGCTATGCTACACTCAGTGTGGAGACTCATTCCTGCCTTTCGTGGTTACGCCCAACAAGACGCTCAGGAATTTCTTTGTGAACTTTTAGATAAAATACAACGTGAATTAGAGACAACTGGTACCAGTTTACCAGCTCTTATCCCCACTTCTCAAAGGAAACTCATCAAACAAGTTCTGAATGttgtaaataacatttttcatgGACAACTTCTTAGTCAg GTTACATGTCTTGCATGTGACAACAAATCAAATACCATAGAACCTTTCTGGGACTTGTCATTGGAGTTTCCAGAAAGATATCAATGCAGTGGAAAAGATATTGCTTCCCAGCCATGTCTGGTTACTGAAATGTTGGCCAAATTTACAGAAACCGAAGCTTTAGAAGGAAAAATCTACGTATGTGACCAGTGTAACT CAAAGCGTAGAAGGTTTTCCTCCAAACCAGTTGTACTCACAGAAGCCCAGAAACAACTTATGATATGCCACCTACCTCAGGTTCTCAGACTGCACCTCAAACGATTCAG GTGGTCAGGACATAATAACCGAGAGAAGATTGGTGTTCATGTTGGCTTTGAGGAAATCTTAAACATGGAGCCCTATTGCTGCAGGGAGACCCTGAAATCCCTCAGACCAGAATGCTTTATCTATGACTTGTCCGCGGTGGTGATGCACCATGGGAAAGGATTTGGCTCAGGGCACTACACTGCCTACTGCTATAATTCTGAAGGAG GGTTCTGGGTACACTGCAATGATTCCAAACTGAGCATGTGCACTATGGATGAAGTATGCAAGGCTCAAGCGTATATCCTGTTTTATACCCAACGAGTTACTGAGAATGGACATTCTAAACTTTTGCCTCCAGAGCTCCTGTTGGGGAGCCAACATCCCAATGAAGACACTGATACCTCGTCTAATGAAATCCTTAGCTGA
- the USP44 gene encoding ubiquitin carboxyl-terminal hydrolase 44 isoform X3 produces the protein MLAMDKCKHVGQLRLAQDHSSLNPQKWHCVDCNTTESIWACLSCSHVACGRYIEEHALKHFQESSHPVALEVNEMYVFCYLCDDYVLNDNATGDLKLLRSTLSAIKSQNYHCTTRSGRFLRSVGTSDDSYFLYDSAQSLLQNEDQMYTALWHRRRILMGKIFRTWFEQSPIGRKKQEEPFQEKIVVKREVKKRRQELEYRVKAELESMPPRKSLRLQGLAQSTIIEIVSVQVPAQTPASPAKDKVLSTSENERSQKVSDSSVKRRPIVTPGVTGLRNLGNTCYMNSVLQVLSHLLIFRQCFLKLDLNQWLAMTASEKTRSSCKHPLVTDTVVYHMNECQEKDTGFVRSRQSSLSSGLSGGASKSRKMELIQPKEPTSQYISLCHELHTLFQVMWSGKWALVSPFAMLHSVWRLIPAFRGYAQQDAQEFLCELLDKIQRELETTGTSLPALIPTSQRKLIKQVLNVVNNIFHGQLLSQVTCLACDNKSNTIEPFWDLSLEFPERYQCSGKDIASQPCLVTEMLAKFTETEALEGKIYVCDQCNWFWVHCNDSKLSMCTMDEVCKAQAYILFYTQRVTENGHSKLLPPELLLGSQHPNEDTDTSSNEILS, from the exons ATGCTAGCAATGGATAAGTGCAAACATGTTGGGCAGCTGCGGCTTGCTCAAGACCATTCCAGCCTCAACCCTCAGAAATGGCACTGTGTGGACTGCAATACGACCGAGTCCATTTGGGCTTGCCTTAGCTGCTCCCATGTTGCCTGTGGAAGATACATTGAAGAGCATGCACTCAAGCACTTTCAAGAAAGCAGTCATCCTGTTGCATTGGAGGTGAATGAGATGTATGTTTTTTGCTACCTTTGTGATGATTATGTTCTGAATGATAATGCAACTGGAGACCTGAAGTTACTACGAAGTACATTAAGTGCCATCAAAAGTCAAAATTATCACTGCACAACTCGTAGTGGGAGGTTTTTACGGTCCGTGGGTACAAGTGATGATTCTTATTTCTTATATGACAGTGCCCAATCTCTGCTTCAAAATGAAGATCAAATGTATACTGCTCTTTGGCACAGGAGAAGGATACTAATGGGTAAAATCTTTCGAACATGGTTTGAACAATCACCCATtggaagaaaaaagcaagaagaaccatttcaggaaaaaatagtagtaaaaagagaagtaaagaaaagaCGGCAAGAATTGGAGTATCGAGTTAAAGCAGAATTGGAAAGTATGCCTCCAAGAAAGAGCTTACGTTTACAAGGGCTCGCTCAGTCGACCATAATAGAAATAGTTTCTGTTCAGGTGCCAGCACAAACGCCAGCATCACCAGCAAAAGATAAAGTACTCTCTACCTCAGAAAATGAAAGATCTCAAAAAGTCAGTGACTCCTCAGTTAAACGAAGGCCAATAGTAACTCCTGGTGTAACAGGATTGAGAAATTTGGGAAATACTTGCTATATGAATTCTGTTCTTCAGGTGTTGagtcatttacttatttttcgaCAATGTTTTTTAAAGCTTGATCTGAACCAATGGCTGGCTATGACTGCTAGCGAGAAGACAAGATCTTCTTGTAAGCATCCACTAGTCACAGATACAGTAGTATATCACATGAATGAATGTCAGGAAAAAGATACAGGTTTTGTTCGCTCCAGACAATCAAGTCTGTCATCAGGACTAAGTGGTGGAgcatcaaaaagtagaaagatggaACTTATTCAGCCAAAGGAGCCAACCTCACAGTACATTTCTCTTTGTCATGAATTGCATACTTTGTTCCAAGTCATGTGGTCTGGAAAGTGGGCGTTGGTCTCACCATTTGCTATGCTACACTCAGTGTGGAGACTCATTCCTGCCTTTCGTGGTTACGCCCAACAAGACGCTCAGGAATTTCTTTGTGAACTTTTAGATAAAATACAACGTGAATTAGAGACAACTGGTACCAGTTTACCAGCTCTTATCCCCACTTCTCAAAGGAAACTCATCAAACAAGTTCTGAATGttgtaaataacatttttcatgGACAACTTCTTAGTCAg GTTACATGTCTTGCATGTGACAACAAATCAAATACCATAGAACCTTTCTGGGACTTGTCATTGGAGTTTCCAGAAAGATATCAATGCAGTGGAAAAGATATTGCTTCCCAGCCATGTCTGGTTACTGAAATGTTGGCCAAATTTACAGAAACCGAAGCTTTAGAAGGAAAAATCTACGTATGTGACCAGTGTAACT GGTTCTGGGTACACTGCAATGATTCCAAACTGAGCATGTGCACTATGGATGAAGTATGCAAGGCTCAAGCGTATATCCTGTTTTATACCCAACGAGTTACTGAGAATGGACATTCTAAACTTTTGCCTCCAGAGCTCCTGTTGGGGAGCCAACATCCCAATGAAGACACTGATACCTCGTCTAATGAAATCCTTAGCTGA
- the USP44 gene encoding ubiquitin carboxyl-terminal hydrolase 44 isoform X4, which translates to MLAMDKCKHVGQLRLAQDHSSLNPQKWHCVDCNTTESIWACLSCSHVACGRYIEEHALKHFQESSHPVALEVNEMYVFCYLCDDYVLNDNATGDLKLLRSTLSAIKSQNYHCTTRSGRFLRSVGTSDDSYFLYDSAQSLLQNEDQMYTALWHRRRILMGKIFRTWFEQSPIGRKKQEEPFQEKIVVKREVKKRRQELEYRVKAELESMPPRKSLRLQGLAQSTIIEIVSVQVPAQTPASPAKDKVLSTSENERSQKVSDSSVKRRPIVTPGVTGLRNLGNTCYMNSVLQVLSHLLIFRQCFLKLDLNQWLAMTASEKTRSSCKHPLVTDTVVYHMNECQEKDTGFVRSRQSSLSSGLSGGASKSRKMELIQPKEPTSQYISLCHELHTLFQVMWSGKWALVSPFAMLHSVWRLIPAFRGYAQQDAQEFLCELLDKIQRELETTGTSLPALIPTSQRKLIKQVLNVVNNIFHGQLLSQVTCLACDNKSNTIEPFWDLSLEFPERYQCSGKDIASQPCLVTEMLAKFTETEALEGKIYVCDQCNSKRRRFSSKPVVLTEAQKQLMICHLPQVLRLHLKRFRVLGTLQ; encoded by the exons ATGCTAGCAATGGATAAGTGCAAACATGTTGGGCAGCTGCGGCTTGCTCAAGACCATTCCAGCCTCAACCCTCAGAAATGGCACTGTGTGGACTGCAATACGACCGAGTCCATTTGGGCTTGCCTTAGCTGCTCCCATGTTGCCTGTGGAAGATACATTGAAGAGCATGCACTCAAGCACTTTCAAGAAAGCAGTCATCCTGTTGCATTGGAGGTGAATGAGATGTATGTTTTTTGCTACCTTTGTGATGATTATGTTCTGAATGATAATGCAACTGGAGACCTGAAGTTACTACGAAGTACATTAAGTGCCATCAAAAGTCAAAATTATCACTGCACAACTCGTAGTGGGAGGTTTTTACGGTCCGTGGGTACAAGTGATGATTCTTATTTCTTATATGACAGTGCCCAATCTCTGCTTCAAAATGAAGATCAAATGTATACTGCTCTTTGGCACAGGAGAAGGATACTAATGGGTAAAATCTTTCGAACATGGTTTGAACAATCACCCATtggaagaaaaaagcaagaagaaccatttcaggaaaaaatagtagtaaaaagagaagtaaagaaaagaCGGCAAGAATTGGAGTATCGAGTTAAAGCAGAATTGGAAAGTATGCCTCCAAGAAAGAGCTTACGTTTACAAGGGCTCGCTCAGTCGACCATAATAGAAATAGTTTCTGTTCAGGTGCCAGCACAAACGCCAGCATCACCAGCAAAAGATAAAGTACTCTCTACCTCAGAAAATGAAAGATCTCAAAAAGTCAGTGACTCCTCAGTTAAACGAAGGCCAATAGTAACTCCTGGTGTAACAGGATTGAGAAATTTGGGAAATACTTGCTATATGAATTCTGTTCTTCAGGTGTTGagtcatttacttatttttcgaCAATGTTTTTTAAAGCTTGATCTGAACCAATGGCTGGCTATGACTGCTAGCGAGAAGACAAGATCTTCTTGTAAGCATCCACTAGTCACAGATACAGTAGTATATCACATGAATGAATGTCAGGAAAAAGATACAGGTTTTGTTCGCTCCAGACAATCAAGTCTGTCATCAGGACTAAGTGGTGGAgcatcaaaaagtagaaagatggaACTTATTCAGCCAAAGGAGCCAACCTCACAGTACATTTCTCTTTGTCATGAATTGCATACTTTGTTCCAAGTCATGTGGTCTGGAAAGTGGGCGTTGGTCTCACCATTTGCTATGCTACACTCAGTGTGGAGACTCATTCCTGCCTTTCGTGGTTACGCCCAACAAGACGCTCAGGAATTTCTTTGTGAACTTTTAGATAAAATACAACGTGAATTAGAGACAACTGGTACCAGTTTACCAGCTCTTATCCCCACTTCTCAAAGGAAACTCATCAAACAAGTTCTGAATGttgtaaataacatttttcatgGACAACTTCTTAGTCAg GTTACATGTCTTGCATGTGACAACAAATCAAATACCATAGAACCTTTCTGGGACTTGTCATTGGAGTTTCCAGAAAGATATCAATGCAGTGGAAAAGATATTGCTTCCCAGCCATGTCTGGTTACTGAAATGTTGGCCAAATTTACAGAAACCGAAGCTTTAGAAGGAAAAATCTACGTATGTGACCAGTGTAACT CAAAGCGTAGAAGGTTTTCCTCCAAACCAGTTGTACTCACAGAAGCCCAGAAACAACTTATGATATGCCACCTACCTCAGGTTCTCAGACTGCACCTCAAACGATTCAG GGTTCTGGGTACACTGCAATGA
- the USP44 gene encoding ubiquitin carboxyl-terminal hydrolase 44 isoform X1 yields the protein MLAMDKCKHVGQLRLAQDHSSLNPQKWHCVDCNTTESIWACLSCSHVACGRYIEEHALKHFQESSHPVALEVNEMYVFCYLCDDYVLNDNATGDLKLLRSTLSAIKSQNYHCTTRSGRFLRSVGTSDDSYFLYDSAQSLLQNEDQMYTALWHRRRILMGKIFRTWFEQSPIGRKKQEEPFQEKIVVKREVKKRRQELEYRVKAELESMPPRKSLRLQGLAQSTIIEIVSVQVPAQTPASPAKDKVLSTSENERSQKVSDSSVKRRPIVTPGVTGLRNLGNTCYMNSVLQVLSHLLIFRQCFLKLDLNQWLAMTASEKTRSSCKHPLVTDTVVYHMNECQEKDTGFVRSRQSSLSSGLSGGASKSRKMELIQPKEPTSQYISLCHELHTLFQVMWSGKWALVSPFAMLHSVWRLIPAFRGYAQQDAQEFLCELLDKIQRELETTGTSLPALIPTSQRKLIKQVLNVVNNIFHGQLLSQVTCLACDNKSNTIEPFWDLSLEFPERYQCSGKDIASQPCLVTEMLAKFTETEALEGKIYVCDQCNSKRRRFSSKPVVLTEAQKQLMICHLPQVLRLHLKRFRWSGHNNREKIGVHVGFEEILNMEPYCCRETLKSLRPECFIYDLSAVVMHHGKGFGSGHYTAYCYNSEGGFWVHCNDSKLSMCTMDEVCKAQAYILFYTQRVTENGHSKLLPPELLLGSQHPNEDTDTSSNEILS from the exons ATGCTAGCAATGGATAAGTGCAAACATGTTGGGCAGCTGCGGCTTGCTCAAGACCATTCCAGCCTCAACCCTCAGAAATGGCACTGTGTGGACTGCAATACGACCGAGTCCATTTGGGCTTGCCTTAGCTGCTCCCATGTTGCCTGTGGAAGATACATTGAAGAGCATGCACTCAAGCACTTTCAAGAAAGCAGTCATCCTGTTGCATTGGAGGTGAATGAGATGTATGTTTTTTGCTACCTTTGTGATGATTATGTTCTGAATGATAATGCAACTGGAGACCTGAAGTTACTACGAAGTACATTAAGTGCCATCAAAAGTCAAAATTATCACTGCACAACTCGTAGTGGGAGGTTTTTACGGTCCGTGGGTACAAGTGATGATTCTTATTTCTTATATGACAGTGCCCAATCTCTGCTTCAAAATGAAGATCAAATGTATACTGCTCTTTGGCACAGGAGAAGGATACTAATGGGTAAAATCTTTCGAACATGGTTTGAACAATCACCCATtggaagaaaaaagcaagaagaaccatttcaggaaaaaatagtagtaaaaagagaagtaaagaaaagaCGGCAAGAATTGGAGTATCGAGTTAAAGCAGAATTGGAAAGTATGCCTCCAAGAAAGAGCTTACGTTTACAAGGGCTCGCTCAGTCGACCATAATAGAAATAGTTTCTGTTCAGGTGCCAGCACAAACGCCAGCATCACCAGCAAAAGATAAAGTACTCTCTACCTCAGAAAATGAAAGATCTCAAAAAGTCAGTGACTCCTCAGTTAAACGAAGGCCAATAGTAACTCCTGGTGTAACAGGATTGAGAAATTTGGGAAATACTTGCTATATGAATTCTGTTCTTCAGGTGTTGagtcatttacttatttttcgaCAATGTTTTTTAAAGCTTGATCTGAACCAATGGCTGGCTATGACTGCTAGCGAGAAGACAAGATCTTCTTGTAAGCATCCACTAGTCACAGATACAGTAGTATATCACATGAATGAATGTCAGGAAAAAGATACAGGTTTTGTTCGCTCCAGACAATCAAGTCTGTCATCAGGACTAAGTGGTGGAgcatcaaaaagtagaaagatggaACTTATTCAGCCAAAGGAGCCAACCTCACAGTACATTTCTCTTTGTCATGAATTGCATACTTTGTTCCAAGTCATGTGGTCTGGAAAGTGGGCGTTGGTCTCACCATTTGCTATGCTACACTCAGTGTGGAGACTCATTCCTGCCTTTCGTGGTTACGCCCAACAAGACGCTCAGGAATTTCTTTGTGAACTTTTAGATAAAATACAACGTGAATTAGAGACAACTGGTACCAGTTTACCAGCTCTTATCCCCACTTCTCAAAGGAAACTCATCAAACAAGTTCTGAATGttgtaaataacatttttcatgGACAACTTCTTAGTCAg GTTACATGTCTTGCATGTGACAACAAATCAAATACCATAGAACCTTTCTGGGACTTGTCATTGGAGTTTCCAGAAAGATATCAATGCAGTGGAAAAGATATTGCTTCCCAGCCATGTCTGGTTACTGAAATGTTGGCCAAATTTACAGAAACCGAAGCTTTAGAAGGAAAAATCTACGTATGTGACCAGTGTAACT CAAAGCGTAGAAGGTTTTCCTCCAAACCAGTTGTACTCACAGAAGCCCAGAAACAACTTATGATATGCCACCTACCTCAGGTTCTCAGACTGCACCTCAAACGATTCAG GTGGTCAGGACATAATAACCGAGAGAAGATTGGTGTTCATGTTGGCTTTGAGGAAATCTTAAACATGGAGCCCTATTGCTGCAGGGAGACCCTGAAATCCCTCAGACCAGAATGCTTTATCTATGACTTGTCCGCGGTGGTGATGCACCATGGGAAAGGATTTGGCTCAGGGCACTACACTGCCTACTGCTATAATTCTGAAGGAG GGTTCTGGGTACACTGCAATGATTCCAAACTGAGCATGTGCACTATGGATGAAGTATGCAAGGCTCAAGCGTATATCCTGTTTTATACCCAACGAGTTACTGAGAATGGACATTCTAAACTTTTGCCTCCAGAGCTCCTGTTGGGGAGCCAACATCCCAATGAAGACACTGATACCTCGTCTAATGAAATCCTTAGCTGA